From Butyricimonas paravirosa, one genomic window encodes:
- a CDS encoding AMP-binding protein has product MEESFIYYIESSIKENWDRPALTDYHGINCNYKDVARKIEKLHILFEHAGIKKGDKIALCGRNSTNWGIAFLATLTYGAVVVPILNEFKPDNIHNIVNHSESRLLFVGSVVWEGLNEASMEALEGILSLEDNSILVSRSQTLSHARERLNELFGKKYPDRFRPENVSYTYDKPEELAIINYTSGTTSFSKGVMLPYRSLWSNLTFAFGVFGKLPGEQVISMLPMAHMYGLAFEFIYEFASGAHVFFLTRTPSPKIIADAFSTVRPNLIISVPLIIEKIIRKKVFPALEKPLIKLMLNLPLLDKKVKNSIRQKVIDAFGGNFKELIVGGAALNKEVEEFLHSINFPYTVGYGMTECGPILSYAGWETFKKGSCGRAAPRMQLKIDSPDPAHIVGEILAKGDNLMIGYYKNEAATHAAFTPDGWLRTGDLGLIDEEGNLFIKGRSKNMILGPSGQNIYPEEIEDHLNNLPYVSESIVVEKEGKLTALIYPDFEAINADNKNSDEAIAAIMEENRKQINETLPAYSQIAKVTIYNEEFEKTPKKSIKRFLYQ; this is encoded by the coding sequence ATGGAAGAAAGTTTTATATATTATATAGAGAGTAGTATCAAGGAAAACTGGGATCGTCCGGCACTGACCGACTATCACGGAATAAATTGTAACTACAAGGACGTGGCCCGAAAAATAGAAAAATTACATATTCTTTTCGAACACGCAGGCATTAAAAAAGGAGATAAAATCGCATTATGCGGGAGAAATTCCACAAATTGGGGAATTGCATTTCTCGCCACACTAACCTACGGGGCTGTCGTAGTCCCCATCCTAAACGAATTTAAACCGGATAACATACACAATATCGTGAATCATTCCGAGTCTCGCCTACTTTTCGTGGGTAGCGTCGTGTGGGAAGGATTGAACGAGGCCTCGATGGAAGCTCTGGAAGGTATTTTAAGCTTGGAAGATAATTCAATACTCGTGTCGCGTAGTCAAACACTATCACACGCACGGGAGCGACTGAACGAACTGTTCGGGAAGAAATATCCCGACCGTTTCCGCCCGGAAAACGTGAGTTACACGTATGACAAGCCGGAAGAACTCGCCATTATTAACTACACGTCGGGAACCACTAGTTTCTCGAAAGGGGTTATGCTCCCCTATCGCAGCCTCTGGTCGAACCTCACGTTTGCCTTCGGGGTATTCGGGAAATTACCCGGAGAACAGGTTATATCCATGCTCCCCATGGCACACATGTACGGGTTGGCTTTCGAGTTCATCTACGAGTTTGCCAGCGGGGCTCATGTATTTTTCCTAACGAGAACCCCGTCCCCGAAGATCATCGCGGACGCATTCTCCACGGTAAGACCCAACTTGATTATTTCCGTACCCTTGATTATCGAAAAGATCATCCGGAAAAAAGTATTCCCGGCACTGGAAAAACCATTGATTAAACTCATGCTTAACCTGCCGTTACTCGACAAGAAGGTGAAGAACTCCATCCGTCAGAAAGTCATTGATGCCTTCGGCGGGAATTTCAAAGAACTCATTGTCGGTGGGGCCGCTCTGAATAAAGAGGTAGAAGAATTTTTACACTCGATAAACTTTCCCTATACCGTTGGTTATGGTATGACGGAATGCGGACCGATCCTCTCGTATGCCGGATGGGAAACTTTCAAAAAAGGCTCCTGCGGAAGAGCTGCACCCCGTATGCAACTGAAAATAGACTCGCCCGATCCGGCACATATCGTCGGGGAAATCCTTGCCAAAGGTGATAATCTCATGATCGGGTACTACAAGAACGAGGCGGCCACACATGCCGCTTTCACACCCGACGGCTGGCTCCGCACAGGAGACCTTGGACTGATTGACGAAGAAGGCAACCTTTTCATCAAGGGGCGTAGTAAAAACATGATTCTCGGCCCCAGTGGTCAAAATATCTACCCGGAAGAAATTGAAGATCATCTGAATAACCTTCCTTACGTGAGCGAATCTATCGTGGTCGAGAAAGAAGGCAAACTCACCGCCCTCATCTATCCCGACTTCGAGGCTATCAATGCCGACAACAAGAACTCGGACGAGGCTATCGCTGCCATCATGGAGGAAAACCGGAAACAAATTAACGAAACTCTCCCGGCATACAGCCAGATCGCAAAAGTCACGATATACAATGAAGAGTTTGAAAAAACACCAAAGAAGAGTATTAAGCGCTTTTTGTATCAATAG
- a CDS encoding ATP-binding protein, with translation MKIIDRPLYSKRIKPFIGKGIIKVLTGQRRVGKSYIMLQLMEEIKTEHPDANVIYINMEYEEFRMIHNDQDLSQYLKTQINPAKDNYLFIDEIQDIDHFEHTLRDLQAKDSCDIFCTGSNAKMLSGELATYLSGRYIEFHIHSLSYPEFLLFHQLPDDQQSLTKYLTYGGLPYLSRLELNDEMAFEYLRNVYSTILLKDVVKREGIRNIDFLETLAIYTADNIGNLFSANNISKYLKSQRVDISTLQVINYLKALSNAFLIHKVGRIEINGLKKFEIGEKYYFEDIGLRNSQIGFDLQRDIHKLIENAIYLHLSILQYEIYVGQQDGLEIDFVALKQGKKIYVQATYLIVDEKTKEREFGNLLAIPDNYPKYVVSLNPLNTGSNIEGIQHLHLADFLKKQDF, from the coding sequence ATGAAGATTATTGATCGTCCATTATACAGCAAAAGGATAAAACCTTTTATCGGAAAAGGTATCATAAAAGTACTTACCGGTCAAAGGCGTGTTGGCAAGAGTTACATCATGCTACAACTCATGGAAGAAATCAAAACCGAACACCCGGATGCTAATGTCATATATATAAATATGGAATATGAAGAATTTCGAATGATTCATAACGATCAAGATCTTTCCCAATATTTGAAGACACAAATCAACCCGGCAAAGGACAACTATTTATTCATTGACGAGATTCAGGATATTGATCATTTCGAACATACCCTTCGTGACCTTCAAGCCAAAGACTCCTGTGATATTTTCTGCACGGGTAGCAATGCCAAAATGTTATCGGGAGAACTAGCCACCTATTTATCCGGCCGATATATAGAATTTCACATCCATAGTCTAAGCTACCCGGAATTTTTACTTTTTCACCAGCTCCCAGACGACCAGCAAAGTTTGACGAAATACCTTACTTACGGAGGATTGCCTTATCTTTCACGCTTGGAACTGAATGATGAAATGGCATTTGAATATTTGCGTAACGTGTATTCAACCATTTTATTAAAAGACGTTGTTAAGCGAGAAGGTATTCGTAACATCGATTTTCTCGAAACATTAGCCATATACACGGCCGACAATATCGGGAATCTTTTTTCCGCAAACAATATTAGCAAATACCTGAAATCGCAACGAGTAGATATTTCAACACTTCAAGTTATCAATTACCTGAAGGCTTTAAGTAACGCCTTCTTAATTCATAAAGTGGGACGAATAGAGATTAATGGCTTGAAAAAATTTGAAATTGGAGAAAAGTATTATTTCGAAGACATCGGGTTACGTAACAGTCAAATAGGCTTTGACCTACAACGTGATATTCATAAACTTATCGAAAATGCCATATATTTACATCTCTCAATCCTACAATATGAAATCTACGTGGGTCAACAGGATGGTCTTGAAATTGATTTCGTAGCTTTAAAACAAGGTAAGAAAATCTACGTACAAGCGACTTATCTCATTGTTGACGAGAAAACAAAAGAACGGGAATTTGGCAATCTATTAGCAATCCCCGATAATTACCCCAAATACGTGGTCAGCCTTAATCCCTTAAACACAGGAAGTAACATTGAAGGCATTCAACATCTACACTTGGCAGACTTTCTAAAAAAACAAGATTTTTAG
- a CDS encoding helix-hairpin-helix domain-containing protein: MRQITYVVILLFIIPYSVYSQSIPDIEKLLETNDIESSEDYYEDMINSLIRLSAQPINLNSAGFDSLKMLFFLSDAQIDNLLDFRKKHGPFTHPNELLLVTGISQQDLSNIKPFIRIGTYTPEKQSRYHLSQEILARLKMTRPKQAGYKKYSRKAFLYEKDYLAKKQSRFQGPPVGTLLKYKISNQQHWQGGLTLENDPGENYFSKNQKTGFDFLSVHACYTPEKIIHRVIVGDYKLQWGQGLLAWSGYSSGKSTSTLSNEKSGNGIAPYTSTDENRYLRGMAVSLHPTRTITTEIFVSYKKTDGNLADLDTLSPKTVQTATLYETGYHRNFSECKKKHILKEFTTGLSTHLNHRYFRIGVQLLHYNFSPALTIGKAAYQQNNETGHQRTLVSVDYKTGGYHFYLFGETARSDNGTWATVNGLRYSGIPRFALCALYRHYDKGYHSHYNSGFAEYSNTTNEEGLYLGLESTPFRSLKINAYYDRFRFFSPRYQATIPGNGQEIVGDVTFNRSRWDCSFRFKHEEKPEDDKTGENLQSVSRVKQEYRFQFTYSICEQLKSRTRTSYTRYVKKEKHEGGYLFYQDLMYSSLQNNLKAQFRFAYFDTDSYNTRIYAYENNVLYGYSFPALYDRGFRSYLNLNWKPFTLITLYLKAGLTYYPDKSTISSSLTQVNDNKLFDLSFQIRIKL; the protein is encoded by the coding sequence ATGCGACAAATTACATATGTCGTTATCTTACTTTTCATTATTCCCTACTCCGTGTACTCACAGAGCATTCCGGATATTGAAAAACTCTTGGAAACAAACGACATCGAGTCATCGGAAGATTATTATGAAGACATGATCAATTCCCTGATCCGCCTCTCCGCACAACCGATAAACCTCAATTCAGCCGGATTCGATAGCTTGAAAATGTTATTTTTCCTTTCCGATGCGCAGATAGACAATTTACTGGACTTCCGTAAAAAACACGGGCCGTTTACTCACCCGAACGAACTTCTACTCGTCACCGGAATCAGTCAACAGGATTTATCCAACATCAAACCATTTATACGCATCGGAACGTACACCCCCGAAAAGCAATCCCGTTATCACCTATCGCAAGAAATTCTCGCCCGCTTAAAAATGACCCGCCCAAAACAAGCCGGTTACAAAAAGTACAGCCGGAAAGCCTTTTTGTATGAAAAGGACTATCTCGCCAAAAAGCAAAGCCGCTTTCAAGGACCACCCGTAGGTACATTACTAAAATACAAAATATCAAACCAGCAACACTGGCAAGGGGGCCTCACGTTAGAAAACGACCCGGGAGAAAATTATTTCTCGAAAAACCAAAAAACAGGATTTGACTTTCTTTCCGTCCACGCATGCTACACCCCGGAAAAAATCATCCACCGAGTCATTGTTGGGGACTATAAATTACAATGGGGACAGGGACTACTGGCATGGAGCGGTTACTCTTCCGGGAAATCGACATCTACCCTTAGTAACGAGAAATCCGGCAATGGTATTGCTCCCTACACTTCTACCGATGAAAATCGATACTTGCGAGGTATGGCCGTCAGCCTGCACCCGACACGCACGATTACCACCGAAATCTTCGTATCTTATAAAAAAACAGACGGTAATCTCGCTGATCTCGACACCCTCTCCCCCAAAACTGTACAAACGGCCACCCTTTACGAAACAGGTTATCACCGGAACTTTTCAGAATGTAAAAAGAAACACATCCTAAAAGAATTCACAACCGGCTTATCCACCCACCTCAATCATCGGTATTTCCGCATCGGCGTCCAATTATTACACTACAACTTTTCACCCGCCCTTACCATCGGCAAAGCCGCCTACCAACAAAACAATGAAACGGGCCACCAACGTACACTCGTAAGTGTAGACTACAAAACCGGAGGTTACCATTTCTACCTATTCGGGGAAACAGCACGTAGTGACAACGGAACATGGGCAACCGTCAACGGGCTACGTTACAGTGGGATTCCCCGATTCGCCTTATGCGCCCTTTACCGCCACTATGACAAAGGCTATCACTCTCACTACAACAGCGGTTTTGCAGAATACTCCAACACAACAAACGAGGAAGGACTATACCTAGGTCTCGAAAGTACCCCTTTTCGCAGTCTGAAAATCAATGCCTATTATGATAGGTTCCGCTTTTTCTCTCCCCGTTATCAGGCAACCATCCCCGGTAATGGCCAAGAAATCGTGGGAGATGTCACGTTCAACCGCTCTCGCTGGGATTGTTCATTCCGTTTCAAACACGAGGAGAAACCGGAAGACGATAAAACCGGAGAAAACCTCCAATCCGTCTCCCGTGTAAAACAAGAATACAGGTTCCAATTTACCTATTCTATCTGCGAGCAATTAAAATCCCGAACCCGTACCAGTTATACACGTTACGTGAAAAAAGAAAAACACGAAGGTGGTTACCTGTTCTATCAAGACCTTATGTATTCCTCCCTCCAAAACAACCTAAAAGCCCAATTCCGTTTCGCTTACTTTGACACGGACAGCTACAACACCAGAATATACGCCTACGAAAACAACGTTCTCTACGGTTACTCCTTTCCCGCCCTGTACGACCGGGGTTTTCGTTCCTACCTCAATCTTAACTGGAAACCCTTCACTCTCATCACCCTCTACCTAAAAGCCGGCCTCACCTACTATCCCGACAAATCAACCATCAGCTCCTCCCTAACCCAAGTCAACGACAACAAACTATTCGACCTTTCCTTCCAAATTCGTATAAAACTCTAG
- the hisIE gene encoding bifunctional phosphoribosyl-AMP cyclohydrolase/phosphoribosyl-ATP diphosphatase HisIE: MVNVTELKFDVAGLIPAIVQDADTRVVLMQGYMNRESLAETERSGKVCFFSRSRQRLWTKGEESGHFLLVKEILADCDRDSLLVKVNPVGPTCHTGQDTCWGEENVDQDFLFYLQRYLEKRKDESPEISYTARLIEKGINKVAQKVGEEAVELVIEAKDDNEDLFLNEAADLMYHYIVLLIAKGYGLEDVVRVLEGRHGKDKR; this comes from the coding sequence ATGGTAAACGTTACAGAATTAAAATTTGATGTGGCCGGGTTAATTCCGGCAATCGTGCAGGATGCAGATACGCGGGTGGTGTTGATGCAAGGGTATATGAACCGGGAGTCTCTTGCCGAGACGGAGCGTTCCGGTAAGGTGTGTTTTTTTAGTCGCTCCCGGCAGCGTTTGTGGACAAAAGGAGAGGAAAGCGGACACTTTTTACTGGTGAAGGAGATTTTGGCTGATTGTGATCGGGATTCATTATTGGTGAAGGTGAACCCCGTGGGACCGACTTGCCACACGGGACAAGATACGTGCTGGGGAGAAGAGAACGTGGATCAGGATTTTTTGTTTTACTTGCAACGGTATTTGGAAAAACGAAAAGATGAGTCTCCGGAAATATCCTATACGGCTCGCCTGATCGAGAAGGGAATCAATAAGGTGGCTCAGAAGGTGGGAGAAGAGGCCGTGGAGTTGGTTATCGAGGCGAAGGATGATAACGAGGATTTATTTTTGAACGAGGCTGCCGATCTGATGTATCACTATATCGTATTGTTGATAGCGAAGGGGTACGGGTTGGAGGATGTGGTGAGGGTGCTGGAGGGAAGACATGGGAAAGATAAAAGATAA
- the hisF gene encoding imidazole glycerol phosphate synthase subunit HisF: protein MFLAKRIIPCLDVKAGRTVKGVNFENLRDAGDIVELAGRYSDEGADELVFLDITASSDHRGTRLEWVERVARQVRIPFTVGGGISSERDVEALLKKGADKVSVNSSVLKDPGLIDRLAAAFGKQCIVVAVDACRDGEKWRVYSHGGRVATDRELFSWVKEAEGRGAGEILFTSMDHDGTHQGFACEVTGRVADLVNIPVIASGGAGCPEDFHEALTRGKADAVLAAGVFHFGQVRIPELKCFLKEKGIVVR from the coding sequence ATGTTTTTAGCAAAAAGAATTATTCCATGTTTGGATGTAAAGGCGGGGAGGACGGTGAAGGGGGTGAATTTTGAGAATTTGAGGGATGCAGGGGATATTGTGGAGTTGGCTGGTCGATATTCAGATGAGGGGGCGGATGAGTTGGTGTTTTTGGACATCACGGCAAGCTCTGATCACCGGGGTACACGGTTGGAGTGGGTGGAACGGGTGGCCCGACAAGTGCGAATACCTTTTACCGTGGGTGGGGGAATTTCATCGGAGCGGGATGTTGAGGCTCTTTTGAAAAAGGGGGCAGATAAGGTGTCTGTAAATTCCAGTGTTTTGAAAGACCCGGGTTTGATAGATCGGTTGGCGGCGGCATTTGGAAAACAGTGTATTGTTGTGGCGGTGGATGCTTGTCGGGATGGTGAGAAGTGGAGAGTATACAGTCATGGGGGACGGGTGGCTACCGATCGGGAGCTTTTTTCGTGGGTAAAGGAGGCGGAAGGACGGGGAGCCGGGGAGATTTTGTTTACCTCGATGGATCATGACGGGACACATCAAGGATTTGCCTGTGAGGTAACGGGACGAGTGGCGGATTTGGTTAATATCCCGGTTATTGCATCTGGAGGGGCGGGTTGTCCGGAAGATTTTCATGAGGCTTTGACTCGGGGAAAAGCGGATGCCGTACTAGCGGCCGGAGTTTTTCATTTCGGGCAGGTCCGGATTCCGGAGTTGAAATGTTTTTTGAAAGAAAAAGGTATTGTTGTTCGATAA
- the hisA gene encoding 1-(5-phosphoribosyl)-5-[(5-phosphoribosylamino)methylideneamino]imidazole-4-carboxamide isomerase: MKITVIPAIDVIGGKCVRLTRGNYDECKTYYNDPVEAARYFEDMGMRRLHLVDLDGARESRVINWRVLERICEATRLEVDFSGGIKSDEDICRVFDAGASFVCIGSMAQQNREKTREWLERYGAERIIIGADVRGGHVCIQGWKVETKTTIHELIETYLPGVKNVMCTDIARDGMLGGVSLELYRELVARYPDITLIASGGVGSLVDIQALEEMGVSAVIVGKAFYEKFKM, from the coding sequence ATGAAGATAACGGTTATTCCGGCAATAGATGTTATAGGAGGAAAATGCGTGAGACTTACCCGGGGCAATTACGATGAGTGTAAAACGTATTATAATGATCCGGTGGAGGCTGCCCGATATTTCGAGGATATGGGAATGAGGCGTTTACACCTTGTCGATTTGGATGGGGCTAGGGAGTCCCGGGTAATTAATTGGCGGGTTCTGGAACGAATTTGTGAGGCGACTCGTTTGGAGGTTGATTTTAGCGGGGGTATCAAGAGTGACGAGGATATTTGTCGGGTGTTTGATGCGGGGGCCTCGTTTGTCTGTATCGGGAGTATGGCCCAGCAAAATAGAGAAAAGACACGGGAGTGGCTGGAAAGATATGGGGCTGAACGGATCATTATCGGGGCAGATGTAAGAGGCGGGCATGTGTGTATTCAGGGGTGGAAGGTGGAGACGAAGACAACGATACACGAGTTAATAGAAACTTATTTACCCGGGGTGAAGAATGTGATGTGTACGGATATTGCCCGGGATGGGATGTTGGGAGGAGTTTCTTTAGAGCTGTATCGGGAGCTGGTAGCTCGTTATCCGGATATTACGCTTATCGCATCCGGGGGAGTAGGTTCGTTGGTGGATATTCAGGCGCTGGAAGAGATGGGTGTTTCTGCCGTGATCGTGGGGAAGGCTTTTTATGAAAAGTTTAAAATGTAG
- the hisH gene encoding imidazole glycerol phosphate synthase subunit HisH, with amino-acid sequence MSKIVIIEYGAGNLFSVRVAIERLGYEVVCSADPRVVREADKVIFPGVGQAAAAMRQLKESGMDRVIPELKVPVLGICLGMQLMCAYSEEGGTEGLGIFPMRVEEFGRCGKVPHMGWNEIRGLKSGLFDGVVEGEMVYFVHSYCVPVGEYSIATCDYQIAFSAAIRKGNFWGCQFHPEKSAGVGEKIIENFLKM; translated from the coding sequence ATGAGTAAAATAGTAATTATAGAATACGGGGCGGGAAATTTGTTTTCGGTGAGGGTTGCGATAGAGAGGTTGGGGTATGAGGTGGTTTGTAGTGCTGATCCACGGGTGGTACGGGAGGCTGATAAGGTGATTTTTCCGGGAGTAGGGCAAGCTGCCGCGGCCATGAGACAATTGAAAGAAAGCGGGATGGATCGGGTGATTCCGGAATTGAAGGTTCCCGTGTTGGGGATATGTTTGGGGATGCAGTTGATGTGCGCCTATTCGGAAGAGGGGGGGACGGAGGGTTTGGGAATATTCCCGATGCGGGTGGAAGAATTCGGGAGATGTGGTAAGGTTCCTCATATGGGATGGAATGAGATTCGGGGGCTGAAATCCGGGTTGTTCGATGGGGTTGTCGAGGGGGAGATGGTGTATTTCGTACATTCGTATTGCGTGCCTGTTGGAGAGTATTCCATTGCCACGTGTGATTATCAGATAGCTTTTTCCGCGGCGATTCGGAAAGGAAATTTCTGGGGATGTCAGTTCCACCCGGAGAAGTCGGCCGGGGTTGGGGAAAAGATAATTGAAAACTTTTTAAAAATGTAA
- the hisB gene encoding bifunctional histidinol-phosphatase/imidazoleglycerol-phosphate dehydratase HisB: MKKILFIDRDGTIIQEPQVDYQVDSMEKLAFVPGVIGALREIVRETDYRLVMVSNQDGLGTERFPMDTFLPPHEFMLKTLAGEGIVFDEILIDGSMPGDGSPRRKPGIGMVEKYLNELLDRENSYVIGDRLTDMQLAANMGIRGILLGKEEMECLPIVLTTDSWRKVVRFLKQGSRQAMQVRKTAETAVRIALDLNGTGQGEVKTGIAFFDHMLEQIVRHGEMDLVVSVEGDLQVDEHHTIEDTAIVLGQCFSEALGGKKGIGRYGFALPMDEARAEVLLDLGGRSWLEWNVVFNREYVGDFPTEMTKHFFASFCQGAKCNLHVAAKGENTHHVIEAIFKAFARSLRMAVRQEAGGRIPSTKGRMD, translated from the coding sequence ATGAAGAAGATATTATTTATAGATCGTGACGGTACGATTATACAGGAACCACAGGTTGATTACCAAGTGGATAGTATGGAGAAACTGGCCTTTGTTCCGGGGGTTATTGGAGCCTTACGGGAGATTGTTCGGGAGACGGATTATCGGTTGGTTATGGTGAGTAATCAGGATGGTTTGGGGACTGAACGGTTTCCGATGGATACTTTTTTGCCGCCACATGAATTTATGTTGAAGACGTTGGCAGGCGAGGGAATTGTTTTTGACGAGATACTGATTGATGGGAGTATGCCGGGGGATGGTTCTCCCCGGAGGAAACCGGGGATCGGTATGGTCGAAAAGTATTTGAATGAATTGTTGGATCGGGAGAACTCTTACGTGATTGGCGATCGGTTGACGGATATGCAGTTGGCGGCTAATATGGGGATTCGGGGGATATTGTTGGGAAAAGAGGAGATGGAGTGTTTACCTATTGTTTTAACCACGGATTCTTGGAGAAAGGTCGTGCGTTTTCTGAAACAGGGAAGTCGACAGGCGATGCAAGTGAGGAAAACGGCAGAAACGGCGGTTCGGATTGCGTTAGATTTGAATGGAACGGGGCAGGGCGAGGTGAAGACGGGAATTGCTTTTTTTGATCACATGCTGGAACAGATTGTCCGGCACGGGGAAATGGATTTGGTGGTTTCCGTGGAGGGGGATTTACAGGTGGATGAACATCACACGATCGAAGACACGGCTATCGTATTGGGACAATGTTTCTCGGAGGCATTAGGAGGTAAGAAAGGGATCGGACGATATGGTTTTGCTTTGCCGATGGATGAGGCGAGGGCAGAGGTGTTGCTGGATTTGGGAGGGCGGAGTTGGTTGGAGTGGAATGTCGTGTTTAACCGGGAGTACGTGGGAGATTTTCCCACGGAGATGACCAAGCATTTTTTTGCCTCGTTTTGTCAAGGGGCTAAATGTAATTTGCACGTGGCTGCGAAAGGTGAGAACACGCATCACGTGATAGAAGCTATTTTTAAAGCGTTTGCCCGTAGTTTGAGGATGGCCGTCCGACAAGAGGCCGGAGGAAGGATCCCATCGACGAAGGGGAGAATGGATTAA
- the hisC gene encoding histidinol-phosphate transaminase: MKEFGDIVRENVKGLQAYSCARAEFEGTNVTLLDANENPFASEYNRYPDPFQRELKREIGRLKGVEVSRLVLGNGSDELIDMLIRTVCTPRRDNMLVFSPGYSMYEVSGRVNDVEVRCLELDGEFQPEWNTLFDSVDRFTKMIFFCTPNNPVGNVIPLERIREVASRFDGIVVVDEAYIDFTDMPSAVVLQEDCRNVVVLQTLSKAWGLAGLRVGICMADPELVIYLNKVKPPYNIGSLTQRRALDALRNEADFLEKVEAIKRERKRVIGFLRNLSWLEIVCDSEANFVLIRCERFRELYEYLVEGGVIVRVRHIPPRLSCGLRITIGTREENDLLIERLKKFGDL, translated from the coding sequence ATGAAGGAATTTGGAGATATAGTAAGGGAGAATGTAAAGGGGTTACAGGCGTATTCCTGCGCTCGTGCGGAATTCGAGGGGACGAATGTGACATTGCTGGATGCGAACGAGAACCCGTTCGCGTCGGAATATAATCGTTATCCAGATCCGTTTCAGAGGGAATTGAAGCGAGAGATCGGTAGATTGAAGGGGGTGGAGGTTTCCCGGTTGGTACTGGGAAATGGGAGTGACGAGTTGATCGATATGTTGATCCGGACGGTTTGTACGCCCCGACGGGATAATATGCTCGTTTTTTCACCGGGCTATTCGATGTACGAGGTAAGTGGACGAGTGAATGACGTGGAGGTGAGGTGTTTGGAGTTGGATGGGGAGTTCCAGCCGGAGTGGAACACGTTGTTTGATAGTGTGGATCGGTTTACGAAAATGATTTTCTTTTGTACGCCGAATAATCCGGTGGGGAACGTAATTCCTTTAGAACGTATTCGGGAAGTGGCGTCTCGTTTTGATGGAATTGTCGTGGTAGATGAGGCGTATATCGATTTTACCGATATGCCGTCGGCTGTTGTTTTGCAGGAGGATTGCCGGAATGTTGTCGTGTTGCAAACTCTGTCCAAGGCTTGGGGGCTTGCCGGGTTACGGGTAGGAATTTGTATGGCGGACCCGGAACTGGTGATTTATTTAAACAAAGTGAAACCGCCTTATAATATCGGTTCATTGACTCAACGGCGAGCTTTGGATGCTTTGCGGAATGAGGCTGATTTTTTGGAGAAGGTGGAGGCGATCAAGCGGGAAAGAAAAAGGGTTATCGGTTTCTTGCGGAATTTATCTTGGTTGGAGATTGTCTGTGATTCGGAGGCCAACTTCGTGTTGATTCGTTGTGAGCGTTTTCGGGAGTTGTATGAATATTTGGTGGAAGGTGGCGTTATTGTTCGGGTGCGGCATATTCCGCCCCGGTTGAGTTGCGGGTTACGGATAACCATCGGGACACGGGAAGAGAATGATTTGTTGATCGAGCGATTAAAGAAATTCGGTGATTTATGA